DNA from Intestinimonas massiliensis (ex Afouda et al. 2020):
CCCACAAGCTCCAGGAGCTGCAGGACATCCTCTCCGCCCAGGGCGTGGAAGTGATTCTGGAATCCGCGGCGGGGGTGGATGTGGAGGTGGAGGAGACCGGGACCACCTTTGAAGAAAACTCCCTGCTCAAGGCCAGGGCCGTTATGGAGGCCTCCGGCCTGCCCGCCATCGCCGACGACTCGGGCCTGATGGTGGACGCCCTCAACGGGGCTCCGGGCGTCTACTCCGCCCGGTACGGCGGACCCGGCCTGGACGATGCGGGCCGGTACCGACTCCTGCTGGAGAACATGCGCGGGGTGCTGGACCGGAAGTGC
Protein-coding regions in this window:
- a CDS encoding XTP/dITP diphosphatase — translated: MKVVLASKNAHKLQELQDILSAQGVEVILESAAGVDVEVEETGTTFEENSLLKARAVMEASGLPAIADDSGLMVDALNGAPGVYSARYGGPGLDDAGRYRLLLENMRGVLDRKCRFVSAITLCMPSGDIVTARGECPGTLAYAPQGENGFGYDPIFFVPEKKKTFAQLTAEEKNAISHRGRALQLFQEKLAAYLAGQKEQSNKI